A region from the Manihot esculenta cultivar AM560-2 chromosome 13, M.esculenta_v8, whole genome shotgun sequence genome encodes:
- the LOC110630494 gene encoding reticulon-like protein B13, giving the protein MSDASKSLLFSSDTVRDILLWRRKKLSLLVLIAATAAWVLLDVYEFNFITIASWATMVIISLLFLYGNLVRLFGKEEPNLSGFLEVPEQTAIDTAKSLKEMIEVGIRWMFELSAAEKDWFVFARVVALLWLLSLVGSCFDLLTLSYIVILVGMTVPVIYMKYEERIKGGGEWMKQQARRFSVMVDDKVWKKVKNKFHRVDKAEEKEKKVEHDKAEEKETKIE; this is encoded by the exons ATGTCTGATGCTTCAAAATCTCTGTTATTCTCTTCAG ATACTGTGAGAGATATATTGTTATGGAGGAGAAAGAAGCTGAGTTTATTGGTTCTTATAGCCGCAACAGCTGCATGGGTATTGCTGGATGTCTATGAATTCAACTTCATCACTATTGCTTCATGGGCAACCATGGTTATTATCAGCTTACTGTTCCTCTATGGCAACTTGGTTAGGCTTTTTGGCAA AGAAGAGCCAAATTTGTCTGGTTTTTTGGAAGTTCCGGAGCAGACAGCGATAGATACAGCAAAATCATTAAAAGAAATGATTGAAGTTGGTATTCGATGGATGTTCGAGTTGAGTGCTGCAGAGAAAGACTGGTTTGTTTTTGCTAGAGTAGTTGCCTTATTGTGGCTGCTTTCTCTTGTAGGGAGCTGCTTCGATCTCTTAACACTTTCATACATAG TTATATTGGTGGGGATGACGGTTCCAGTGATTTACATGAAGTATGAGGAACGGATAAAGGGAGGTGGAGAGTGGATGAAACAGCAGGCAAGAAGATTTTCTGTGATGGTGGACGATAAGGTGTGGAAGAAAGTGAAAAACAAATTTCACCGTGTCGATAAGgctgaagaaaaagagaagaaggttGAACACGATAAGGCTGAAGAAAAGGAGACGAAGATTGAATAG